The Callospermophilus lateralis isolate mCalLat2 chromosome 18, mCalLat2.hap1, whole genome shotgun sequence nucleotide sequence CAGAGCCCTGCCAAGCCCAGACCTCTTCCAGTCAGTTCCCAAAGTTTGTTGACCATACAAGCCCTGGTCCAAATGGGACTGTAATCGCACCCCCTCCAGCTACTCACTGAACTTGGCCGGGCCAGACTAAGGTTTTTGCTGTGCCAAGTCCATGTTCTCTTCTCTGCATGGGGGAAGCAGATAGACTGCTTCTTCTCTGCCTTTTGCTTATTTACCAGGTTCAAGTTCACCAGCACATCTTCCTCCTTCAGTAACACACCTCTATCCTTAAGGGTAGACTACAGCCATCCCCTCTTGAAAGGAATCAATGGCACACTCCACAGTGAGGCCCTGTGGGTCTGGTCAACTCTGCCTAAATTCCTCTTCCTCCAGAGTACTGACACCAGACTTGATCCATTTCTTCCAgcaactcagtcctgttctctgtTAAGTTCTTCTGCAGCTGTGACAGGTTGTGGTGCCAAGCCAGGATTCATCCTCCCTCAGTGTCTTTATCTTCTTCAACTGTGATTACCTGctttagtactgggaattgaacccaggggtactctaccactcagctacatccctagcttttttttattttgaattttgtgacagggtctcactaaattgcctgggctggtcttgaactgggctggtctcctgcctcagccttctcagcagctgggattacaggcatgtaccatcataCACAGTTTTCCAACTTTTGGTCCAGCAGATGCTTCTCCTTGGCAGCTACTTGCTTCTACAGCTCCTCTTGCTGTCACAAGGTCATGGGGTTGATGACGTCGATTGCCACAGATTCCTTGGTGCCCACCTCTTTCTTGATGGCATTGACCTCCAAGGGTTTCAGCCCAAGCTTTGCCCAAGTTTATTGGTCTTCTTGATACTGACTGCTGAGGCACCTTCAGCACTAGTTTTGCAGATGACAGCAGCCTTGTAGCTATCATTGTGCTACTCCTGCTTCATATCCCTTTTTAAGGTCTTGGCCTGGCGGCTGTTCCTACTTGGGTGCTGCAGTGAGCCTGGCTTCTGCCCTGCGTCAGCTACTCTCACATTCACCCCTCCCCCAATGCTGCTACCAGTCCCATACTGGGTGCCCATAGCCTCCATGATCCTGCTGCATCTTTCACTCCTGGTGCTTCTTGACAACCCCATGGTGCTGCATCAGCCTGGAGCCTGGCCTCCAAAGCCTCGGACACAAATTGGGAACACTTCTGGGTCACATGACAGGTGCTGTCCTGTTTGGCTGGAAACCAAGAAGGGCTGCTTCTGTCAATTGCCTtggagccttttttttttcccttaatttttCAGGTCAAAAATTTTATACTGCACTTATTTGTCAAAATAAAGATTCATGTAATGTTGCTATTAGCTTTCCATTTATGTGCTGAAACCCCTGACATAAATCAGCTTTAGGTTTCATAAGTTTCAGGCCATGGTTGCTTGGCTCCACTGTTTCTGGGGATGTGGTGAGGCAGAATAACATGGTGGGGGTCATGTGGGGAGTGGGTAAAGTTGTTCACCTCATGGCTGCCGGGAAGCAAAGAAATCCAGAGAGGAAGGGGTCTGGACAAAATGCACCCTTCAAAGGTTTACCCACGGTAATCTCCTTCCTTCAACTAGATCCCACCTCCTAAAgtttccaccacttcccaatagCCTATTAAACTGTGAATCTGCTGGGCATTGTGGCCATGCCTTATAATTCCAGTgaatcaggaggccaaggcatgagggactgcaagttcaaagccagactcagcaatttagtgagactctaagtaacttagcaccctttctcaaaaaaaaaaaaaaaaaaagaaaaaaaaaaagggggccgggggagggagagcaaggttgtggttcagtgtccctgggttcaatccccattccccccaccccccatccaTCAGTAAACtagtccactgatgaggttaaagCTTTCATGATACAACCACATTATACCTTCAAACACTGCTGCACTGGGGAATAAGCTTTTAACACAAGAGCTTTTTGGGGACATTTCATACCCAAACCATAAGAGTAAGGCTCCTTCAGCTACTTCCTCTTTGTACTTAATAAAATTGGCCCTTTATTCTAGCATCAAAAGGACTGAAGTTGAAACAGTTTAATCAGTGGAACTCAAAAGCAGGTAAGTTTTATAGCTGACTTGACATGGGGAATATAGTTGGCCTATGCTGATAATTACACACCCATGAGGGCTTTTATTGTAGAGGTGAGGCAGGGTCTATGGTGAAATAACTGGCAAATGAGTGAGCTAAAAACCAAAGATTCCTTACTCCTTGAGTGGAAGCATTTTAGGGGGTAGGTAACAGAGGATTGCAGCCAAGCTGAAATAATGAAAAACAGGTAACCTCTCTCTGTGGAACAGGTAACAAAATGGATTGACAGCAGAAGCCCTCTCATCCCATTTATTAGAGAAACAGTAAGAAAAGATACAATGTGGGAAAAACACCAACCATCCTTCACGTCAGGCTGAACGAAGCACAGTGATTTCTCCccttcacccccacccccaccccaattcCTATATTCCCACCCACATCAGTTTAAATCTTGAGGTTCTTTGATTGGGAGTACCAGTGGAGAGGGAGCTGGATAAGCAGAGGAGTCTTTAAATCCAGCTGTCTCTAAGTCCCAGGAGAAAGGAGCTGCAGGCCCAGCCACTCAAGCAGAAATTTATTTGGTGGGTCCGAGAAGTCGTTGTCCACCTCCCTGTGCTGTGTTCAAGCCCCCAAGGAAAGGTCTGGCAGTAGAAGATGACCAGGTCCAAGCTGCCCAGGTCAGAGCTACTGAAGCATGGTTCATTCACCAATGCCACATCTCTAGAAAGCAGTGAGCTGATTCTCCAGTGGGGAGCAAGGGAATACACACGAATTGGGACCTGCAGGCCAATGTATCCCTGAGGAAAAGTCCACAAGAACAATTCAAGAAACTAGTAAGAAACAAGGGGCAGAAAGCTGTGGGACAAAAGCACAGCAGGTTTCTGGAAGGCCGGAGATTCTTTCTCTTGAGGCTAGGATCATTCCCTCCTGCCAAAGTCAAAGTGTCCCACAAATAACACTTCActttcagtcaaaaaaaaaaaaaaaagcagaagaaaaagatggctcatTTGAACTTGAGCCCCAGCTATGTTCTTCAGACAGTAGCTCCATATCAACCCTTTTACCTAAGAGATAGTCCCTAACCAAAACCACAGTGCCTGGAAAACAAGGTGGTCCTGGAGAGAAAGTGATGTTTAAGGGGGTAACATTCCATTTGGGTACATTGCAGCCATTGGACCACCTGGTCTGGGGAAAGCAGCTGGGTTTGTGCCAGGGAGGCTACCCACTCTAGGAAATGGGACCAAATTCTTACCTGCAGGGCCATTCATCCTTGGAAAGGAGGCTGGGTTTAGACCCAGGGTCCCAGTTGGCCTTGCAAAAGGAGCTGGGTTGATACCTACAGGGCCTGCTGGAGAAGAACCCAAGGGCCCAGCAGCTGACCTGGGGAAAGCAACTTGACCTGGGCCTAATGGACCAGTAGATCTTGGGAAGGCAGCTGGACTTGGACCCTGAAGGCCAGTGGCCCTTGGGAAGTTGGCTGGGTTGGGGCCAAGTGGCCCAGAGGCTCTTGGGAAAATTGCAGGACTTGAGCCCTGGAGGCCAGCAGACCTTTGGAAGGTACCTGGGTTGGAAGCCAATGTCCCAGAAGACTGAGAGAAGGCAGTTGGGTTCAGTCCCCCTGAACCTGTTCCCCTTGGAAAGGGACTGGCATTTACTCCCATTGGGCCACCTGGCCTTGAAAAATGAGCTGAATTAGGGCCTATAGGGCCAGGAGCCCTTGACATGGGAGATGGATTTGGCCCTGGGAGGCCAATTCCACGAGAGCTAGGACCCATGTTTGGGCCTACAGGGCCAGGCACTCTTGCCATGGTGGATGGGCTTGCACCCATGTTTCCAGAAGCCTGTGAGAAAGAAGCTGAATTTGCTCCTAAAAGACCTGCTGCTCTTAGAATGGGGGCAAGATCTAGGCCTTGAGGTCCAGCCATTCTTAAGTTAAGACTAGATCCTGTACCCAAAAGGCCACCTGTTCTGGTGTCTATATTTGGGCCTTGGCCTAGGCCACCAGCCCTTGGGTTAGGACCAAGACCTGGACCCATGCCACTTGTTCGTGGGTTGGGCCCAAGGCTTGGGCCTGGAAACATACCTGACCTAGGGGCAGGATTTGTACCTAAAAAGCCTGATCTCAGATTGGGACTTGGTCCAGGACCAAGGCTAACTGGCCTAGGATTGGGAGGACCATTCCCAGAAGGTAACAAGCCACCTGCTCTCAGGTTGGGTACAGATCCAGGGCCTAAGGAGCCACCACTTCTAGGGTCAGGACTTGCTCCCAGGAGACCACCTGCCCTTGGGTTAGACATAGGACCTGGGCCTGGGAGACCTCCTAACCTGGGGTTAGACATAGGCCCTGGGCCTGGGAGTGCCCCTGTTCTAGGGTTTAGAGTTGGTCCTGGTCCTGGGCCCAAGAGGCCACCGGGCCTTGGAAAAGAAACTGCGCCTGTGCCAGCAGGATTCATCCCTCTTGGAAAAGAAGCCATGCTTGGGTCACGAGCACCAGCAGGGAAAGGTGCTGGATTTGATACCAATGGGCCTGATGAAGATGGAAAAGGAGATGGGTTCCTTGGAAACGGGGCCAGATTTCCACTAAGAGAACCAGTTGCCATAAGGAAAGGGTCTGAGTTCACACCCAGTGGGTGGCCTGCGTTCAGAATAGGACCCCCCTGTGGTCCCAGGGAACCGTCGAGCCGTCCTCGAGGTGGCAGTGGAGCACGAGTCCAAGGAGTTGGCCGCTCTCTAGGGAAAATCCGGGGTTCTTTCATACTTTCTTGGGGATGTTGGTGATAATGGGTTTGGGGCGGGTTTTGAAAAGGATCTTGTTTTTGATGAGTGCCGTCACCAGGTACCGGGTGCCAGTCTCGTGGCTAAGCTCATCATAGTCCTGCTCTCCAGCAGCGTGTTTGACAAGGACCGCAAAAGGTTTCTCCAGATGGATGATTTTCCCATACAGGATATGATGTCCCACGATCAGCACAGGGATTCCCTTAAGCAGAACAAGAATGAGATGCCTGAGGTTCAGGGCAAGGCCATTCAACTCTGGTGCCTTTTAAAGCTGCTCTTGGCAGACAATGCCAGCACCTCTATTCCCTGGTTTGGCTCTACCACTGTTGATCGGCCACAATGGATGACCCACCCTTatcccctttttatttctttctagcCCCATGTAGGAGAATTTCTACTTTCAGAAATGTTACCTTTCTAGAAAACCCAAAGCTAAATTTCCCTGTTACTGCAGAGGTGAGGGAAGAACAAGCAGATAGCTCTGCAGATTAGCTAGATCTTGAATAACAAACCTGAGGGCAGTCCTCACTTTGGATCCTGGGAGCACCACCTTGGTGTAGCTCGCTTTCCTGAGGCATTAGGCAGGGAAAGAAAAGCCCCCTCACCTCAGTGGTGTAATGTAGGTCTCCCAGGAGGTTTCCAGCTAATCCAGTGCTGTAGCGAGCCTCGATCTCCCCCTGTAGCTCCATCAGCACCCATTCTGCCAGGCCTCCAGCCCCCGCACTGCAAGCAAAGGGCTGGCGGTTACAATATTTTTGAGGGGTGAAGGATGAGTAGTGTCCTACACCACCATTCAAGGCCCAAAGAGACACTGTTGAGCACAAGTTCTTGGGAAACTGGGCAGTGCTAGGCACTCAACTATAGATGTGAAtgcaaacatcaatgcaagatgcTCCTGAGGACCCTGATTCTTCCAGAAAGACATGAAACCTATATAGCCCTAATTATTCAAGCTAAGTAAAACCTCAAAATGTACTCACCTGGAAATAACAATTTGCACCATGAGCTTTCCTTCTTTAAAAAGCAACTGAAAATAAACTgtagagaaaaacagaaaaaaaaatatttaggaaaaaatgATAGCCAATGACAAAATGACAGCTAGTATTACCACTTGTGTATTAGGTAGGCATTTTCTAATGCTTTAAACACATTACTCTGTTCCATACCAATGCCACAAAAGgtaagttttctttttctgtacaCTCAGACAAGGTTGCTGGAAATCATCAACAGCAACCTgttgatatggctcagtggtaaaggcacagggccctgggttcaatcttacacacacacacacacacacacacacatatcaccgTCAACTACTGAATGTGCTCAAGGTTGCAAAGCTACTAAGTCAAACAGAATATGAACCCAGGATACACACCACAGAGACCACTCTTGAATCTTGTTCACTTGCCTTTCTCAAGGATACTCTATTTTCTACTCTGCATGCCTCTAAAAAACTAAAGAATTGTTAggtcttaatttttttcattggTGATGATATAAATGTCACATCTACCACTTACCTTTAATTTCTAGGTTGAGAGAACCTTTctttaactaaaaataaaatcacaactGGAAAAAGTCCTTCTGCCAAAACCTGTGAATGGTAAACTACTTTTTATCCCCCAATACTAGGTTTAGAACCCagcaatgttctaccactgaactacatccccaagcctttttgagacagggtcttactaagttgcccgggctgggcttgaacttggttgagggactgaacccaagggggCTTAATTACCgaaccacattctcagcccttttttacattttatttacagacagggtcttgccaagttgctgagactggctttgaactcatgacactcctgtctcagcctcccaagctgctgggattacacgcaTTTACACAGCACCCATGAtgttaaagcttttttttttttaaaaaaaatatatttttagttatagatgcacacaatacttttatttttcttaaatttactggtgctggggatcaaacccagtgcctcaagtgtgctaggcaagcgctctgccactgagttacaaccccagcccttgttaaGCTGACCTCTGGTGTAACTTTTAATAAATGCTTTGGCCACCTTTCACTTAGATATAAAAATATTCCAACATTTACATACTTTCATTTTATACAATAGCACCACCTGGTGGCAAGTTTGGAGTACTCTACAAGATAAAGTTGGGACGGTTTTGCCTTAAGACAAATGGCTTCACTTGCACTTGTGAAGAGTTGAATTCACAGGGATTAAGGGGAAGAGGGACCAAAACtacaatttctaaatctttcaaatGTACATATGGAGTTTAGTGGAAGGTTATCAGTCCAGTGTTTATCAACTTGAGGAAAGTTAATAAGTATAATTGCTCAAACTCAGTAAGCACCTGATTAAAATACTAAACAGGTTTATTAGTGTTTATCTTCATTTTGGATCTCCAGAGAAAGGGATACTGCCAatagtctttttgttttgtttttcatgccagggattgaatcagtgagccacatccccagacttttttgcatatattgagagacagggtcttgctgagctgctcactaaattgctaaggctggctttgaacttgcaatccccctgcctcagcctccaaagccactgggattacaggcatgtgccaccacccccAGTTTGccagcagtccttttttaaaaaatatctttatttgttaattttcatgtggtgcaagcgctctaccactgagctacagccccatcccTTGCCAGTAGTCTTATGTGATGGGAAAACCCTTACTCTCAGAGCACCAAACATACTGGAAACAGATGGTTAATTCACTAGACCTCAAACAGAAATAGCAATTAACATGTTTTGAATTTTCATTATGGACCAGACTCTGTGCGTATAGGTAGATAGTGTCACATTCAATAAGACAACTTTATGACATAAATCATATACCtaggggctaaggatgtggctcaagcggtagcgcgctcgcctggcatgcgtgcggcccgggttcgatcctcagcaccacatacaaacaaagatgttgtgtccgccaaaaactaaaaaaataaatattaaaaaaatatcatatacctattttgcagatgaggtTACTGAAGTACAACCAGTGAGAATGAAATCAAGGCATTAATCATAAGCAAGTGCTTGTCAGAATTGTCAAATGTGACCTTCCACAGCTGCACAGGAATGGTCCCACCAGAGAAAAAATGACACACCAGCTTGGAAGGACAAAGATCTTGATACCAATTAAGAGGTCCTATCATAACCATCAATGGAAcccaaaacttttaaaaattattttaattttttttttttttttttttttttttgtaccagggattgaacacaggggtgctttacaactgagctacatccccagcccatttttattttgagacagggtctcaccaagttgctgaagtTCATCTTAAACCCAtgatcagcctcttgagtcattgAGATTCCAGGCTGGCTCCCAGCCCCTTTTAAAACttcttcctgtctcagcatccTAAGACCTAGAACTCAGGGCCTGTACCACAATGCCCAACTCTCAGATTTCTACAtctttttggtattagggattgaaaccCAGTGGCGCTTatcaactgagccatatctcaagccttttttattttttattttcagacagggtctcactaaggcgcatagggccttgttaaattgccaaggctaatcttgaacttgcaatccttctgccttggcctccagagtcgctgggattacaggtgtgtgctaccatgccacATCCAACTCTCAGGTTTCTTGAAGCCAAAAGTGTAATAATTCAAAATAAGGCCTAAATTCAGATTCCAGCCTGTGAGCATGGATCTCTACAGTTTGATCACACACAAGTCATTTAATGACTATGGGGCTAACAACTAGATTGACTCACTGAACTACTGTGATGACTAAATTTAACACATATAAAACTGCTTTAAGGACCCCAAGTTCTACTAAAAAAAGCTATTATTTTTTAACAGAATGGAATAAGCAAATCAgcattttatcaaaattttaaCTATAATCTAAAAAATGGTAGGTATATTAGCCACAAACCAAAAAAAGCTTGATTtgataacagattttggaggcttCTTATAAATAAGCTCTTGATGACTGATCATGCTGTATATTTTCCTTGATAAGTTATAGTAAAATAAGGTGGCTTAAGAGAATCAACAAGGTATTCACATACATAAATGTGTTGTGGGAAGCTCAGAGCAGGAGACAGAACCTATTTGCTATCAACCAAAATCAATTTTTACATCCTTTGGCCACAAGCTTGAAACTGGTATGTGTGGACTGCTTAGGAGAGGtggatacaaaaatattttaagtatttgTTCCCTGGGATAGGGTGACAGTTGCATACCTATCAATGAGTACTGAAGGAGAAAGCCCTGTCTATCAATACTGGCAGACAAGTAGCAACATGCCTAAAAGAAATCAAGTTGACAAAAACTTGTCTTATACTAGAACATTTGGGATGCTTCTGATTTACACATAAATGAAATGCAAACCCAGCTGATAATCTAGTCACACTTACATAATGTATGTACACAAGGGAGTACTAACCCAATTATTAAGAAATGTAGGGGAAGGCATCCctttaatgaatttaaaaattctattttagTGCCTTAAAATACTCTACAACACCTGAATATTATTATTCCTTTTCTTGTGCCTTGAGACGTTCAGGCAATTGTCCTCATGGTCGGAATAGATCGGTATAGCTGTGTATTGAGGATACATATGCTGGAGACAGCAGGGACCATAAATACGTATCTTAGGGTACAGTTAATTTTAAAAGTgagagctgggtatggtggtgaatACCTGTGATctgagcaactcaagaggctgataaCAGAAGAACTGGCCAACAtgcgcaacttagtgagatattaaCTGACC carries:
- the Chtf8 gene encoding chromosome transmission fidelity protein 8 homolog, coding for MVQIVISSAGAGGLAEWVLMELQGEIEARYSTGLAGNLLGDLHYTTEGIPVLIVGHHILYGKIIHLEKPFAVLVKHAAGEQDYDELSHETGTRYLVTALIKNKILFKTRPKPIITNIPKKV
- the Derpc gene encoding decreased expression in renal and prostate cancer protein, which translates into the protein MKEPRIFPRERPTPWTRAPLPPRGRLDGSLGPQGGPILNAGHPLGVNSDPFLMATGSLSGNLAPFPRNPSPFPSSSGPLVSNPAPFPAGARDPSMASFPRGMNPAGTGAVSFPRPGGLLGPGPGPTLNPRTGALPGPGPMSNPRLGGLPGPGPMSNPRAGGLLGASPDPRSGGSLGPGSVPNLRAGGLLPSGNGPPNPRPVSLGPGPSPNLRSGFLGTNPAPRSGMFPGPSLGPNPRTSGMGPGLGPNPRAGGLGQGPNIDTRTGGLLGTGSSLNLRMAGPQGLDLAPILRAAGLLGANSASFSQASGNMGASPSTMARVPGPVGPNMGPSSRGIGLPGPNPSPMSRAPGPIGPNSAHFSRPGGPMGVNASPFPRGTGSGGLNPTAFSQSSGTLASNPGTFQRSAGLQGSSPAIFPRASGPLGPNPANFPRATGLQGPSPAAFPRSTGPLGPGQVAFPRSAAGPLGSSPAGPVGINPAPFARPTGTLGLNPASFPRMNGPAGKNLVPFPRVGSLPGTNPAAFPRPGGPMAAMYPNGMLPP